Proteins found in one Flavobacterium channae genomic segment:
- a CDS encoding VanZ family protein produces the protein MKIIKRLSEHKFLLLAILWTVAITVASLVSMSSLPRVKIVGNDKIIHFVFYFVFVILWGLANKKSYFKIKNDWSIVLFAIVYGIIIEVLQGVLTKTRQADIYDALANSSGAVVGFVSLYCMKNKIFNKFF, from the coding sequence GTGAAGATTATAAAGCGCTTATCGGAGCATAAATTTCTATTACTTGCCATTCTTTGGACAGTTGCAATAACTGTCGCTAGTTTGGTAAGTATGAGTTCGCTTCCAAGAGTTAAAATTGTTGGGAACGATAAAATAATACATTTTGTTTTTTACTTCGTATTTGTCATTTTGTGGGGCTTAGCTAATAAAAAATCTTATTTTAAGATAAAAAATGATTGGTCAATAGTCCTTTTTGCAATTGTTTATGGCATAATTATTGAGGTATTACAAGGCGTATTAACCAAAACAAGACAAGCTGATATTTATGATGCGCTAGCTAATTCATCAGGAGCCGTTGTAGGTTTTGTTAGTTTGTATTGTATGAAAAATAAAATTTTTAATAAATTTTTT
- the gcvH gene encoding glycine cleavage system protein GcvH, which produces MNIPTNLKYTKDHEWVSIDGDVATVGITDFAQKELGDIVYVEVETLDQTLDKDEVFGTVEAVKTVSDLFLPLSGEIIEFNDSLESDPEKVNSDPYGDGWMVKVKISDASEVDALLSSEDYKALIGA; this is translated from the coding sequence ATGAATATACCAACTAATTTAAAATACACTAAAGATCACGAATGGGTTTCAATCGATGGTGATGTTGCTACTGTAGGAATTACTGATTTTGCTCAAAAAGAATTGGGTGATATTGTATATGTTGAAGTAGAAACTTTAGATCAAACTTTAGATAAAGACGAAGTGTTTGGAACAGTTGAGGCTGTTAAAACAGTTTCTGATTTATTTTTACCTTTATCAGGTGAAATTATTGAATTTAATGATTCTTTAGAGTCTGATCCAGAAAAAGTAAACTCTGATCCTTATGGAGATGGTTGGATGGTAAAAGTAAAAATTTCTGATGCGTCTGAAGTAGATGCACTTTTATCAAGTGAAGATTATAAAGCGCTTATCGGAGCATAA
- the sov gene encoding T9SS outer membrane translocon Sov/SprA has product MFFSFSLQAQVDEEEKDSIKTGVDLGKLTMPNPVSILDRYVYDAASDRYIYTSSVDGFNIKYPMILTPKQYQELVLREQMRKYYQEKSSAMDGKKDGSEAAKKNLLPRYYVNSKFFESIFGSNTIDVKPTGSVELDLGVRFTKQDNPSFSPRNRKTTSFDFDQRISVGLQGKVGTRLNVNVNYDTQSTFAFQNLIKLEYTPTEDDIIQKIEVGNVSFPLSNSLVRGAQSLFGVKAQLQFGKTTFTGVFSEQKSQTKSVTSQGGGTLQDFEVFALDYDADRHYFLSQYFRNNYDRALETFPYINSRVQINRIEVWITNKQNRVNSTENNLRNIVALQDLGEAPLTGVLPQETVHINLATNAGFFNVGNNTPTDNSNNKYDPNAIGSNLLNSSIRDVSLASNGFATSVGASEGIDFAKLENARKLTPSEYTYHPQLGYISLNQRLANDEVLAVAYQYTVGSDVYQVGEFGTDGVDATNVGGTGVPNSQALILKLLKSNLTINEYTLSGVDYTMPTWNLMMKNIYQIPGGYQLQQEDFKLNILYTDPSPLNYITAVDPNVLDLPNDVKNTPLLKVFNLDQLNYTNDPQEGGDGFFDFYPGLTVDTQRGKIIFLKVEPFGSHLFNKLDVPALPENYDDPLTYNSNQAKYVFRSMYKNTQAAALQESAKNKFQLKGRFKSMGGDGISIGAFNVPQGSVVVTAGGRVLVEGVDYTVNYQMGKVNILDPSLQASNTPIEVSVENNSVFGQQTRRFWGLNVEHKFNDKFLMGATILNMSERPFTTKSNYGQESVNNTIFGFNTNFSTEVPFFTRLVNKLPNIDTDVPSNLSFRAEVAYLKPGASKADQFNGEATTYIDDFEGSQTTIDMRSPQAWTLASVPLEDNYDGVATSAEPLIDDLSVGNKRSKLSWYTIDPVFYTQTPSGIDDNDISFNKTRRVYSRELYPVTDIAQGQTTVISTLDLSYYPKDRGPYNYNPSLSATNQFTDTEAPETWAGIMRSISSTNFEQSNVEYIQFWVMDPYYGNPGDVADPTNEGKLVFNLGEISEDILKDGRKLYENGLPEVGSTQPTITTEWGQVPASQSLIYAFDTNDGNRAVQDAGFDGLTDAEEAAKFTDFASYPDPSADNYRFYLDRSGDIVTRYRDYNGFEGNSPVSVTNDNRGNTTFPDVEDVNRDNTMNTINAYFKFEVPFQYYPDGAVPVGQNYIADVREVSNVDLPNGNTGKARWILYKIPILEFTDANKVGPINDFRSIRFMRMYMSGFKDEVTLRFGALDLVRGEWRRYTGNFDELDTDPDDPNTGFDVVALNIQENGQRSPIRYVTPPGVVREQLYNNNTVINQNEQSLSLRVYDKLGGTVNGLEPNDARAVFKNVSVDMRQFKKLRMFLHAEGVQDGDLQDDELIAFIRFGNDFTDNFYQVEIPLKVTDFGASTAEAVWPAENEIELPLDFLTKLKILNLQNDPAIDYTDPSGIGFIEEEDVKIGSSDNRLTLGIKGNPNFGLVRTLMIGIKNKTGNIQRGEVWFNELRMSDMDNKGGYAAVANLDTNLADFATVSATTRMSTIGFGSLEQGPNERSREDVFQYDLVTNVNLGKLLPKKWGINLPFNYAVGEETITPKFDPFYQDIELDQLLDITSNPDDRANYENRAIDYTKRTSFNLIGVKKEKNPEKKAHFYDVENLTLSYSLNETEHHDYEIENLIDKQNRTTVDYAYTFKPKTVEPFKNTKLFKKSGYYKMLSDFNFNFLPTNISFSSNIIRQFNRQRFRLVDVEGIGLGDLYRRNYFFNYTYGFNYNLTKSLRFNYTASSNNIVRNYLDENNLPIDGLDIWDDYWNIGQSNQHNQQLVVNYDLPINKIPVFSFVKSTYTYTGDYNWQRASDAFTTITGEDGNVYALGNTIQNANSHKLNTTLNMDLFYKYVGLTKTKNTKKKQANNTKDKNAVPKPGQQIKAPKNTISSERSVFMSGLIGVITSVKNIQINYTESNGTVLPGYLPGLGFFGTSKPTLGFVLGSQSDVRYEAARNGWLTSFPEFNQNFTQVQNKKLNLTAQMEVFPDLKIDLTADRTYAYNFSEQYDVTGGQYNSRSPYDFGNFNISTILIKTAFSQSDVNFSQAFQDFRDNRLVVANRLAEGYYGGTTFPRDAEGYPVGYGKNSQQVLLPSFLAAYSGQSADKVSTGVFRNMPLPNWTIKYTGLMRYQWFKDNFKRFSLQHGYRASYNVNAFRSNLNTAPVDANGNFFASKIVSNVNLAEQFNPLVKVEFEMKNSIKVLAEIKKDRTLNMSFDNNLLTEVSGNEYIIGLGYRIKDVTINSALADNASGIIKSDIEIKADFALRKNNTIVRYLDYDNNQLGGGQDLWSIKLTANYSFSKNLSALFFYDHQFSQAVISTSFPITNIRAGFTLRYNFSN; this is encoded by the coding sequence ATGTTTTTTTCATTTTCACTACAAGCTCAAGTAGATGAAGAAGAAAAAGATTCTATTAAAACAGGTGTTGATTTGGGAAAATTGACTATGCCAAATCCTGTTAGTATATTAGATAGATATGTTTATGACGCAGCTTCGGATCGTTATATTTATACGAGTTCGGTAGACGGATTTAATATTAAGTATCCTATGATATTGACTCCAAAACAATATCAAGAGTTGGTCTTAAGAGAACAAATGCGTAAATATTACCAGGAAAAATCGTCGGCGATGGATGGTAAGAAAGATGGTTCTGAAGCGGCTAAAAAGAATTTGCTACCAAGGTATTATGTAAATTCGAAATTCTTTGAGAGTATTTTTGGAAGTAATACTATTGATGTAAAGCCAACTGGATCTGTAGAATTGGATTTAGGAGTGCGTTTTACAAAACAAGATAATCCTTCATTTTCGCCAAGAAATAGAAAAACTACAAGTTTTGATTTTGACCAAAGAATTAGTGTTGGATTACAAGGTAAAGTTGGTACGCGTTTAAATGTAAATGTTAATTACGATACGCAGTCAACTTTTGCTTTTCAGAATTTAATCAAATTAGAGTACACACCAACGGAAGATGATATCATTCAAAAAATTGAAGTTGGTAACGTAAGTTTTCCTTTGTCAAATTCATTGGTAAGAGGTGCGCAAAGTCTTTTCGGGGTTAAAGCACAATTGCAATTTGGGAAAACAACTTTTACAGGAGTTTTTTCAGAGCAAAAATCTCAAACGAAATCGGTTACATCGCAAGGAGGTGGTACTTTACAAGATTTTGAAGTTTTTGCATTAGACTATGATGCAGATCGCCATTATTTCTTATCGCAATATTTTAGAAACAATTATGATAGAGCACTCGAAACGTTTCCATATATAAATTCTCGTGTTCAAATTAATAGAATTGAAGTTTGGATAACGAACAAACAAAATAGAGTTAATTCAACTGAAAACAATCTTAGAAATATAGTAGCTCTTCAAGATTTAGGAGAAGCGCCATTAACTGGAGTATTGCCTCAAGAAACGGTTCATATTAATTTAGCAACCAATGCAGGTTTTTTTAATGTAGGAAATAATACACCTACAGACAACTCTAATAATAAGTATGATCCTAATGCAATAGGAAGTAACCTTTTAAATAGTTCTATTAGAGATGTTTCTTTAGCATCAAATGGATTCGCTACAAGTGTTGGTGCTTCAGAAGGTATAGATTTTGCTAAATTAGAAAATGCTAGAAAATTAACTCCTTCAGAATATACATATCATCCTCAATTAGGATACATCTCATTAAACCAAAGATTAGCTAATGACGAAGTTTTAGCTGTTGCTTATCAATATACAGTAGGTAGTGATGTTTATCAAGTAGGGGAATTTGGTACAGACGGTGTTGATGCTACTAACGTTGGGGGAACTGGTGTTCCAAATTCGCAAGCCTTGATTTTAAAATTATTGAAAAGTAACTTAACAATAAATGAATATACACTTTCGGGAGTAGATTATACAATGCCAACTTGGAATTTGATGATGAAAAATATTTATCAAATTCCTGGAGGATATCAATTACAGCAGGAAGATTTTAAATTAAACATTTTATATACGGATCCATCACCTTTAAATTATATTACAGCTGTAGACCCTAATGTTTTAGATTTGCCAAATGATGTCAAAAACACTCCTTTGCTTAAAGTGTTCAATTTGGATCAGTTAAATTATACTAATGACCCTCAAGAAGGTGGAGATGGTTTTTTTGATTTTTATCCAGGTTTAACAGTAGATACACAAAGAGGAAAAATTATTTTCCTAAAAGTTGAGCCTTTCGGAAGTCATTTATTCAACAAATTAGATGTTCCTGCATTACCAGAAAATTACGATGACCCATTAACATACAATAGCAATCAGGCAAAATACGTCTTCAGAAGTATGTATAAAAATACTCAAGCGGCTGCTTTGCAAGAAAGTGCTAAAAACAAATTCCAATTGAAAGGACGATTCAAGTCGATGGGTGGCGATGGAATTTCTATTGGGGCATTTAATGTGCCACAAGGTTCTGTTGTTGTAACTGCAGGAGGAAGAGTTTTAGTAGAAGGAGTTGATTATACGGTTAACTATCAAATGGGTAAGGTTAATATTTTAGACCCTTCACTACAAGCTTCTAATACACCAATTGAGGTTTCGGTTGAAAACAATTCGGTTTTTGGTCAGCAAACTAGAAGATTTTGGGGTTTAAATGTTGAGCACAAGTTTAATGATAAATTTTTAATGGGTGCTACCATTTTAAATATGTCTGAAAGACCGTTTACTACGAAATCAAATTACGGTCAAGAATCTGTAAACAATACAATTTTTGGATTCAACACTAATTTCTCTACAGAAGTTCCATTCTTCACAAGATTAGTAAATAAATTACCAAATATTGATACCGATGTTCCATCGAATTTGTCATTTAGAGCGGAAGTTGCCTACTTAAAACCTGGAGCGTCTAAAGCGGATCAGTTTAATGGTGAAGCAACAACTTATATTGATGATTTTGAAGGTTCGCAAACAACCATTGATATGCGCTCTCCGCAAGCTTGGACACTAGCAAGTGTGCCGCTTGAAGATAATTACGATGGTGTAGCTACTTCTGCTGAACCATTAATTGATGATTTGAGTGTTGGTAATAAAAGAAGTAAATTATCTTGGTATACAATTGACCCTGTTTTTTATACGCAAACACCATCTGGAATTGATGATAATGATATTTCGTTTAACAAAACAAGACGCGTTTACAGTAGAGAATTATATCCAGTTACTGATATTGCTCAAGGACAAACTACTGTTATTAGTACATTGGATTTGTCATATTATCCAAAAGATAGAGGGCCATACAATTATAATCCGAGTTTAAGTGCTACAAATCAGTTTACTGATACTGAAGCGCCAGAAACATGGGCGGGAATTATGCGTTCTATAAGTTCTACTAATTTTGAACAATCAAATGTAGAATATATTCAATTTTGGGTAATGGACCCATATTATGGTAATCCAGGTGATGTTGCAGACCCAACAAACGAAGGGAAATTGGTGTTCAATTTAGGTGAAATTTCTGAAGATATCCTTAAGGATGGTAGAAAATTATACGAAAACGGTCTGCCTGAAGTTGGTTCTACGCAACCAACAATTACTACAGAATGGGGGCAAGTTCCAGCATCTCAATCGTTGATTTATGCATTTGATACAAACGATGGGAATAGAGCTGTTCAGGATGCTGGTTTCGATGGTTTAACTGACGCTGAGGAAGCTGCAAAGTTTACCGATTTTGCTTCTTACCCAGATCCATCAGCGGATAATTATAGATTTTATTTAGATAGATCTGGAGATATTGTTACTCGATATAGAGATTATAATGGTTTTGAAGGTAATTCGCCGGTTTCAGTTACAAATGATAATAGAGGAAATACTACTTTTCCAGATGTAGAGGATGTAAATCGTGACAATACGATGAATACTATTAATGCTTACTTTAAATTTGAGGTTCCTTTTCAGTACTATCCTGATGGAGCTGTTCCAGTAGGTCAAAATTATATTGCTGATGTTAGAGAGGTTAGTAATGTTGATTTACCTAATGGAAATACAGGTAAAGCAAGATGGATTTTGTATAAAATTCCTATTTTAGAATTTACTGATGCAAATAAAGTTGGTCCAATTAATGATTTTCGTTCTATCCGTTTCATGAGAATGTACATGAGTGGTTTTAAAGATGAAGTGACTTTGCGTTTTGGAGCTTTAGATTTGGTACGTGGTGAATGGAGAAGATATACGGGTAATTTTGATGAATTAGATACAGATCCAGATGATCCAAATACTGGGTTTGATGTTGTTGCTTTAAATATTCAAGAAAATGGTCAGCGTTCGCCTATCAGATATGTTACGCCGCCAGGAGTAGTTCGTGAACAATTGTATAACAATAATACAGTAATCAATCAAAATGAACAATCACTTTCACTGCGTGTTTATGACAAATTAGGCGGTACAGTTAATGGTTTGGAACCAAATGATGCAAGAGCTGTATTTAAAAATGTAAGTGTTGATATGCGTCAGTTTAAAAAACTACGTATGTTTTTACATGCAGAAGGTGTTCAAGATGGAGACTTACAAGATGATGAATTAATTGCTTTTATTCGTTTTGGGAATGATTTTACTGATAATTTTTATCAAGTTGAAATTCCGTTAAAGGTTACAGATTTTGGGGCTTCGACAGCTGAAGCAGTTTGGCCAGCTGAAAATGAAATCGAATTGCCTTTAGATTTTTTAACTAAATTAAAGATTTTAAATCTTCAAAATGACCCAGCAATTGATTATACTGATCCTAGTGGAATTGGATTTATAGAGGAAGAAGATGTTAAAATAGGTTCTTCAGATAATAGGTTAACATTAGGTATTAAAGGAAATCCGAACTTTGGTTTGGTTAGAACTTTAATGATTGGGATTAAAAATAAAACAGGTAATATTCAACGTGGAGAAGTTTGGTTCAACGAGCTTCGTATGTCGGATATGGACAACAAAGGAGGTTATGCTGCTGTTGCTAATTTAGACACTAATTTAGCTGACTTTGCTACTGTTTCTGCTACAACTCGAATGAGTACAATTGGTTTTGGTTCATTAGAACAAGGTCCAAATGAAAGAAGTAGAGAAGATGTATTCCAGTATGATTTAGTAACAAATGTGAATCTTGGGAAATTATTGCCAAAAAAATGGGGAATAAATTTACCATTCAACTATGCGGTTGGAGAAGAGACAATTACACCAAAATTTGATCCGTTCTATCAAGATATTGAATTGGATCAATTGTTAGATATTACTTCAAATCCTGATGATCGTGCTAATTATGAAAACAGAGCTATAGATTATACTAAACGTACAAGTTTTAATTTAATAGGTGTTAAGAAAGAGAAGAATCCTGAAAAGAAAGCACATTTTTATGATGTCGAGAATTTAACATTATCGTACTCATTAAATGAAACAGAACATCATGATTATGAAATTGAAAATTTAATTGACAAGCAAAATAGAACTACTGTTGATTATGCTTATACATTTAAACCAAAAACTGTTGAACCTTTTAAAAACACTAAGTTGTTCAAGAAAAGTGGTTATTATAAAATGTTGAGCGATTTCAATTTTAACTTCTTGCCAACAAATATCTCGTTTAGTTCTAATATTATTCGTCAGTTCAATAGGCAGCGATTTAGATTAGTTGATGTAGAAGGAATTGGTCTAGGAGATTTGTATAGAAGAAATTATTTCTTTAATTACACTTATGGTTTTAATTATAATTTAACGAAGTCATTACGATTTAATTATACGGCTTCATCTAATAATATTGTGCGAAATTATTTAGATGAAAATAACTTACCAATTGATGGTTTGGATATTTGGGATGATTATTGGAATATTGGACAGTCAAATCAGCACAATCAACAATTGGTTGTTAATTACGATTTGCCAATAAATAAAATACCGGTTTTCAGTTTTGTTAAGTCTACTTATACGTATACAGGAGATTATAACTGGCAAAGAGCTTCAGATGCTTTTACAACAATTACTGGTGAAGATGGAAATGTTTATGCTTTAGGGAATACCATTCAAAATGCAAATTCTCATAAGTTGAATACAACTTTAAATATGGATTTGTTCTATAAATATGTAGGTTTAACTAAAACTAAAAACACTAAGAAAAAACAAGCTAATAACACCAAAGATAAAAATGCTGTTCCAAAACCTGGGCAACAAATAAAAGCGCCAAAAAACACTATTTCTTCTGAAAGAAGCGTTTTTATGAGTGGCTTAATTGGGGTAATTACTAGTGTTAAGAATATTCAGATAAATTATACGGAGAGTAATGGTACAGTTTTACCAGGTTATTTGCCAGGATTAGGTTTCTTCGGTACGTCTAAACCAACTCTAGGATTTGTTTTAGGAAGTCAATCGGATGTGCGTTATGAAGCAGCAAGAAATGGTTGGTTGACTTCTTTTCCGGAATTCAATCAGAACTTTACGCAAGTTCAAAATAAGAAATTGAATTTAACAGCTCAAATGGAAGTTTTTCCTGATTTGAAAATTGATTTAACTGCAGATAGAACTTATGCTTATAATTTCTCTGAACAATATGATGTAACAGGAGGTCAGTATAATTCTCGTTCACCATACGATTTTGGTAATTTTAATATTTCTACAATATTAATCAAAACAGCATTTTCACAAAGCGATGTGAATTTCTCTCAAGCTTTCCAAGATTTTAGAGATAATAGATTGGTAGTTGCAAATAGATTGGCTGAAGGATATTATGGAGGAACAACATTCCCAAGAGATGCTGAAGGATATCCTGTAGGTTATGGTAAAAATAGTCAACAAGTATTATTACCTTCATTCTTGGCCGCTTATTCTGGGCAAAGTGCTGATAAAGTTTCAACAGGTGTATTTAGAAATATGCCACTTCCAAATTGGACAATTAAATATACTGGTTTAATGCGTTACCAATGGTTCAAAGATAATTTTAAACGTTTTTCATTGCAACACGGATATAGAGCTAGTTACAACGTAAATGCATTTCGTTCCAATTTGAACACAGCTCCAGTTGATGCTAACGGTAACTTTTTTGCATCTAAAATTGTTTCAAATGTTAACTTAGCTGAGCAATTCAATCCACTAGTAAAGGTTGAGTTTGAAATGAAAAATTCAATCAAAGTTTTGGCAGAAATTAAAAAAGATAGAACTTTAAATATGAGTTTTGATAATAACTTGCTTACCGAGGTTAGTGGTAACGAATATATAATTGGTTTAGGTTATAGAATAAAAGATGTAACTATTAATTCTGCTTTAGCTGATAACGCAAGCGGAATTATAAAAAGTGATATTGAGATTAAAGCAGATTTTGCATTAAGAAAGAATAATACAATAGTTCGTTATTTAGATTATGATAATAACCAATTAGGCGGTGGACAAGATTTGTGGTCAATTAAGTTGACGGCGAATTATTCTTTTAGTAAAAATTTATCAGCTTTGTTCTTTTATGATCATCAGTTTTCACAAGCTGTTATTTCAACGTCTTTCCCTATTACAAATATTAGAGCCGGATTTACATTGCGATACAATTTTAGTAATTAA
- the ruvA gene encoding Holliday junction branch migration protein RuvA — MIAHIQGRLVEKTPTEVVIDCNGVGYHINISLHTFSLLPESESLKLFTFLQVKEDAHTLYGFVEKQERELFKLLLSVSGVGASTARTMLSSLAPSQIIQAIASNDVATVQSMKGIGAKTAQRIILDLKEKVLKVYNLDEVSVVQSNTNKDEALSALEVLGFARKAAEKVIDRIIRETPNASVENLIKQALKNL; from the coding sequence ATGATAGCCCATATCCAAGGTAGATTAGTTGAAAAAACACCAACCGAAGTCGTTATAGATTGTAATGGTGTGGGGTATCATATTAATATTTCATTACATACGTTTTCTCTATTACCAGAATCAGAAAGTTTAAAATTATTTACGTTTTTGCAAGTAAAAGAAGATGCTCATACGTTGTATGGTTTTGTTGAAAAACAAGAACGCGAATTATTTAAATTATTACTTTCGGTTTCAGGTGTTGGAGCTAGTACAGCAAGAACTATGTTGTCTTCACTTGCACCAAGTCAAATTATACAAGCGATTGCTTCAAATGATGTAGCCACAGTACAGTCTATGAAAGGAATTGGAGCTAAAACAGCACAACGTATTATTTTGGATTTGAAAGAAAAAGTGTTAAAAGTGTATAATTTAGATGAAGTTTCGGTAGTTCAAAGCAATACAAATAAAGATGAAGCGTTATCTGCATTAGAAGTTTTAGGATTTGCTAGAAAAGCAGCCGAAAAAGTAATAGATAGGATTATAAGAGAAACCCCAAATGCCTCTGTAGAGAACTTAATAAAACAAGCTTTAAAAAATTTATAA
- a CDS encoding NADP-dependent malic enzyme, with translation MHKDSKRREALLYHAKPTPGKIQVVPTKKYATQRDLALAYSPGVAEPCLEIEKDVNNVYKYTAKGNLVAVISNGTAVLGLGDIGPEASKPVMEGKGLLFKIFADIDVFDIEVDTKDVDKFIETVKNIAPTFGGINLEDIKAPESFEIERRLVEELNIPVMHDDQHGTAIISSAALLNAVELAGKKMDEVKMVISGAGSAAIACANLYVAFGVKPENIVMFNSKGALRKDDPRVTDMQRPYATDKHYDDLAHAMKGADVFIGLSSGDIVTPEMLLSMADNPIVFAMANPTPEINYNLAIDTRKDIIMATGRSDHPNQVNNVLGFPFIFRGALDVRATKINEEMKKAAVVALAELAKESVPEQVNIAYGETKLTFGRDYIIPKPFDPRLIAAVPPAVAKAAMESGVATAPITDWEKYKDELLERMGSDNKMIRLLTNRARTNPKRIIFAEADQIDVLKAAQIVHEEGIGFPILLGNLEIIKELKEEIGFDTEVPIFDPKTKESEAKRLAYAKHFWETRKRKGITLLDAEKWMRERNYFGLMMVNTGEADAMVTGYSRSYPTTIKPVMQLIDKAPGVSKIATTNMMMTARGPIFLSDTAINPNPSADDLARIALMTAKTVRMFGMEPVIAMVSYSNFGSSHNEGPSKVSQAVAYLHENFPDLIVDGEIQTDFALNSDMLKSKFPFSKLVNKKVNTLIFPNLDAANITYKLLKELNKAESIGPIILGLDKPVHVFQLGASVEEMVNMAAVAVVDAQEKGRKQNKL, from the coding sequence ATGCATAAAGATAGTAAACGTAGAGAAGCCTTATTATATCACGCAAAACCAACGCCAGGAAAAATTCAGGTAGTTCCTACCAAAAAATATGCAACTCAAAGAGATTTAGCTTTGGCTTATTCTCCAGGAGTAGCAGAACCTTGTTTAGAAATTGAAAAAGACGTTAACAACGTTTATAAATATACCGCAAAAGGAAATTTAGTAGCTGTAATCTCAAACGGAACCGCAGTTTTAGGTTTAGGAGATATTGGTCCAGAAGCCTCAAAACCCGTAATGGAAGGAAAAGGTTTGTTGTTCAAAATCTTTGCCGATATTGATGTTTTTGATATTGAAGTGGATACTAAAGACGTAGACAAATTCATAGAAACGGTAAAAAATATCGCGCCAACTTTCGGTGGAATTAACTTAGAAGATATCAAAGCACCAGAATCTTTCGAAATTGAAAGACGTTTGGTAGAGGAATTGAATATTCCAGTAATGCACGATGACCAACACGGAACTGCTATTATTTCATCAGCCGCTTTATTGAATGCAGTAGAGTTAGCAGGAAAGAAAATGGATGAAGTGAAAATGGTTATTTCTGGGGCGGGTTCGGCTGCCATTGCATGTGCTAATTTATATGTTGCATTTGGTGTAAAGCCAGAAAATATCGTGATGTTCAATAGTAAAGGAGCATTACGTAAAGATGACCCTCGTGTTACAGATATGCAACGCCCTTATGCAACAGATAAACATTATGATGATTTGGCACACGCCATGAAAGGTGCTGATGTATTTATCGGATTGTCTTCTGGAGATATCGTTACGCCTGAAATGTTATTGTCTATGGCAGATAATCCAATTGTTTTTGCAATGGCAAATCCTACACCAGAGATCAACTACAATTTAGCTATCGATACGCGTAAAGATATCATTATGGCAACAGGTCGTTCAGATCATCCTAACCAAGTAAATAATGTATTAGGTTTCCCATTTATTTTCAGAGGGGCGCTAGATGTTAGAGCTACGAAAATTAATGAGGAAATGAAGAAAGCAGCCGTTGTAGCTTTAGCAGAATTAGCAAAAGAGTCGGTTCCAGAGCAAGTAAATATTGCCTATGGTGAAACAAAATTAACGTTTGGTCGCGATTATATTATTCCAAAACCTTTTGATCCGAGGTTAATTGCAGCAGTTCCGCCAGCCGTAGCCAAAGCTGCTATGGAATCAGGTGTAGCAACAGCTCCAATTACGGATTGGGAAAAATACAAAGACGAATTATTAGAGCGAATGGGTTCTGATAACAAAATGATTCGTTTGCTAACCAATAGAGCAAGAACCAATCCAAAACGCATTATTTTTGCTGAAGCGGATCAAATTGATGTATTGAAAGCGGCTCAAATTGTTCATGAAGAAGGTATTGGTTTCCCAATTTTATTAGGAAATTTAGAAATTATAAAAGAATTAAAAGAAGAAATTGGTTTTGATACTGAAGTGCCAATTTTTGATCCAAAAACCAAAGAATCTGAAGCGAAACGATTAGCGTATGCAAAACATTTTTGGGAGACCAGAAAGCGCAAAGGCATCACCTTGTTAGATGCAGAGAAATGGATGCGCGAGCGTAATTATTTTGGATTAATGATGGTTAACACGGGTGAAGCGGATGCAATGGTTACAGGATATTCTAGAAGTTACCCAACTACTATTAAACCTGTTATGCAATTGATTGATAAAGCACCTGGAGTTTCAAAAATTGCGACTACAAATATGATGATGACGGCAAGAGGACCAATTTTCTTGTCTGATACCGCAATAAATCCAAATCCTTCAGCAGATGATTTAGCAAGAATTGCTTTGATGACAGCTAAAACTGTTCGAATGTTCGGAATGGAGCCTGTTATTGCAATGGTTTCTTATTCAAATTTTGGTTCATCACATAATGAAGGACCAAGTAAAGTAAGTCAAGCTGTAGCTTATTTACATGAAAATTTCCCAGATTTAATTGTCGATGGAGAAATTCAAACAGACTTTGCATTAAATTCGGATATGTTAAAGAGTAAATTCCCGTTTTCAAAATTGGTAAATAAAAAAGTAAATACACTTATTTTTCCTAATTTAGACGCAGCAAATATTACTTATAAGTTATTGAAAGAGTTGAATAAAGCAGAATCTATTGGTCCAATTATTTTAGGATTAGACAAACCTGTACACGTTTTTCAATTAGGAGCTAGTGTAGAAGAAATGGTAAATATGGCTGCTGTAGCAGTTGTAGATGCTCAAGAAAAAGGAAGAAAACAAAATAAATTATAA